In the genome of Candidatus Eisenbacteria bacterium, one region contains:
- a CDS encoding STAS domain-containing protein, protein MPFVVREENGVWIFELSGFLTGHADSYEFLEAVRGKIAEGSERIVVNLSGIDKINSSGIGVIAAVLSAASNAGTSLRFACVSENIREVLGVVGIGRLMKTHASVGEAIADL, encoded by the coding sequence GTGCCCTTCGTCGTCAGGGAAGAGAACGGTGTGTGGATCTTCGAGCTCTCGGGTTTCCTCACAGGCCACGCCGACAGCTACGAGTTTCTGGAGGCGGTGCGCGGCAAGATCGCCGAGGGCTCGGAGAGGATTGTCGTCAACCTCAGCGGAATCGACAAGATCAACAGCTCGGGGATCGGCGTGATCGCGGCCGTTCTCTCCGCCGCGAGCAACGCCGGCACTTCCCTTCGGTTCGCATGCGTCTCGGAGAACATCCGCGAGGTTCTGGGGGTCGTCGGCATCGGCCGCCTCATGAAGACCCACGCATCCGTCGGAGAGGCGATCGCGGACTTGTAG